The region CAAAAACCCTAATTCTTTTTGAAAAGTTAAAAAACAAGCGTTATGGATTAAGGGCGATTTGGAATGTTTAATGGGATTTCCAAAAACCCCAAAAGATTTTAATTTCATTATTCTTTCATTCAGCCTTTTTTAAAAGTTTTAAAAACACATAACCCTTTGTTTTATTAGAAAATTCAATTTCAGCCCAATCGTTTTGGATTTCTAAAACCTTCACGCTTTTATTTTTTAAAAGCAATCCCAAGATTTTACCTTTTGTGCTAGGAAAAGCACGCACATTCACGCCACTGACTGCGACTTTATACTCTAAAGGTTTTTTTCCCATTGTAGAGATTGTAGGGGCTTTTTGGTTGTTTTGAACGGGCGGGACGCTGTTTTGTTTAGACTCGTTTTCTTTTTCTTGCTCTTGTTTAGTTTCTTGTTTAGTTTCTTTTTCTTGTGCGGTCGTTTCTAAAGGCAAAGGAGGGTCTTTGGTAGGGTTTTCTTCTGTGGCGGTTGTGGTTGCGTTGGATTCTTCTTTAGGCGAAAG is a window of Helicobacter pylori NQ4053 DNA encoding:
- a CDS encoding SH3 domain-containing protein; its protein translation is MKTEMKSSLKLFMRPFLVVLAFMLLYALAHATLGFYVKKDSAPISPNAEKTETESQNSALSPKEESNATTTATEENPTKDPPLPLETTAQEKETKQETKQEQEKENESKQNSVPPVQNNQKAPTISTMGKKPLEYKVAVSGVNVRAFPSTKGKILGLLLKNKSVKVLEIQNDWAEIEFSNKTKGYVFLKLLKKAE